From a region of the Enterobacter sp. JBIWA008 genome:
- the fes gene encoding enterochelin esterase, with product MTTLTTGSEAWWQSKNGPEWERHQENYRVTFWWRDPAGTQKTSTVKRVWLYVTGVTDHHQHARPQSLERIPDTDVWQWQGEFSPEWRGSYCFIPSVNENDFADTVFEGEQPDRMALREGWRKLLPHAVSDPLNAQSWRGGRGHAVSALEMPDAPVQPGWDRPDTPYQQPVCIEWNSERLNNRRRVWIFTTGYDGPERPLAVLLDGQFWAESMPVWPALTSLTTGRKLPSAVYVLIDAIDMEHRSRELPCNPDFWLAVQEELLPLVKHLAPFSDRADRTVVAGQSFGGLSSLYAGLNWPQRFGCVLSQSGSYWWPHRGGQQEGCLIEQLRAGELTASGLRIVLEAGRNEPLIFNANQAIYAELHAQQQVSWRQVDGGHDALCWRGGLTQGLMTLWQPLIQ from the coding sequence GTGACGACGTTAACAACGGGAAGTGAAGCGTGGTGGCAGTCGAAAAACGGGCCTGAATGGGAACGTCATCAGGAAAACTATCGTGTGACATTCTGGTGGCGGGACCCGGCGGGAACGCAGAAAACGTCGACGGTTAAACGCGTCTGGCTCTACGTTACCGGCGTGACCGATCACCATCAACATGCCCGCCCGCAGTCCCTCGAACGCATCCCGGATACCGACGTCTGGCAGTGGCAGGGCGAGTTCAGCCCCGAGTGGCGCGGGAGCTACTGTTTTATCCCTTCTGTAAACGAAAATGATTTTGCCGATACCGTGTTTGAAGGCGAGCAGCCGGACCGCATGGCGCTGCGCGAAGGCTGGCGCAAGCTGCTGCCGCACGCGGTTTCCGACCCGCTGAATGCGCAGAGCTGGCGCGGCGGTCGCGGTCATGCCGTCTCGGCGCTGGAGATGCCGGACGCGCCCGTTCAGCCCGGCTGGGATCGTCCCGATACGCCGTATCAACAGCCGGTCTGCATTGAGTGGAACAGCGAGCGTCTCAACAACCGTCGCCGCGTGTGGATTTTTACCACCGGATATGACGGCCCCGAGCGCCCGCTGGCGGTGCTGCTCGACGGGCAGTTCTGGGCCGAAAGTATGCCCGTCTGGCCTGCGCTGACGTCGCTCACCACCGGGCGCAAACTGCCCTCTGCGGTCTACGTATTAATTGACGCGATCGACATGGAACATCGCAGCCGCGAATTGCCCTGTAACCCCGATTTCTGGCTGGCGGTACAGGAAGAACTTCTCCCCCTTGTAAAACATCTCGCGCCCTTCAGTGACCGCGCCGACCGTACCGTGGTGGCGGGCCAGAGCTTTGGCGGACTCTCTTCGCTTTATGCTGGCCTCAACTGGCCGCAGCGTTTTGGCTGCGTGCTGAGCCAGTCCGGCTCGTACTGGTGGCCGCACCGCGGTGGGCAGCAGGAAGGGTGCCTCATCGAACAGCTCAGAGCCGGTGAGCTCACCGCGAGCGGGCTGCGTATCGTCCTCGAAGCCGGGCGCAACGAGCCGCTGATTTTCAATGCCAATCAGGCGATTTACGCCGAACTACACGCGCAGCAGCAGGTTTCCTGGCGTCAGGTTGACGGCGGACACGATGCGCTTTGCTGGCGCGGTGGGCTGACGCAGGGGCTGATGACCCTATGGCAGCCGCTCATTCAATAA
- a CDS encoding MbtH family NRPS accessory protein, producing the protein MEFSNPFDNPQGQFAILQNDRGQYSLWPQQCELPAGWRVVCEAQSQEGCQQWLAGHWRTLEPSHFAEGSA; encoded by the coding sequence ATGGAATTCAGCAATCCTTTCGATAATCCGCAGGGACAGTTCGCCATTTTGCAAAACGACCGTGGGCAGTACAGCCTGTGGCCGCAGCAGTGCGAACTGCCGGCGGGGTGGCGCGTGGTGTGCGAAGCGCAGTCTCAGGAGGGGTGCCAGCAGTGGCTGGCCGGGCACTGGCGCACGCTTGAACCGTCCCATTTTGCGGAGGGGAGCGCATGA
- a CDS encoding molecular chaperone: MMSQLIRTIVLLGACLLSLPVQASITVGGTRLIYNGNENEASLPVSNSRDAVPYLIQSWVELSENAKEKVPFIVTPPLFRLDGGHENTLRIIYTGEKALPDNRESVFWLNVKSIPSMTRSDENRLLIAVKTRMKLFYRPAALASEKSGEAWMKLKFEPRGEHLVINNPTPFYVSLYSLTIGNKKIAQPPMISPFGSETVAGSGSQVAWKAINDFGGVTTEKRQMLK; encoded by the coding sequence ATGATGAGCCAACTTATTCGAACGATTGTGTTATTAGGCGCTTGCCTGCTCTCTTTGCCGGTTCAGGCCAGCATAACCGTCGGGGGGACGCGCTTAATTTATAATGGAAATGAAAACGAAGCCTCACTCCCTGTGAGTAACAGTCGGGATGCTGTTCCCTATTTAATTCAGTCATGGGTTGAGTTAAGTGAAAACGCGAAGGAGAAGGTTCCTTTTATCGTTACGCCGCCCCTGTTCCGCCTCGACGGAGGCCATGAAAATACGCTGCGGATCATTTATACCGGTGAAAAAGCGCTGCCTGATAATCGCGAATCTGTTTTTTGGCTAAACGTTAAGTCTATTCCCTCAATGACCCGGTCAGATGAAAATCGGCTGCTTATTGCCGTTAAGACGCGCATGAAGCTTTTCTATCGCCCTGCGGCTCTGGCGTCAGAAAAATCCGGTGAAGCATGGATGAAATTAAAGTTTGAGCCGCGCGGCGAACACCTGGTGATTAATAACCCAACGCCGTTCTACGTTTCTCTTTATTCATTAACGATTGGCAATAAAAAGATTGCGCAGCCGCCAATGATTTCACCCTTTGGTTCCGAAACGGTGGCCGGCAGTGGATCGCAGGTGGCCTGGAAGGCCATAAATGATTTTGGTGGCGTAACGACAGAAAAGCGCCAGATGCTGAAATAA
- a CDS encoding fimbrial protein — MSTVFKIATAAAGCAVSLNAFALCSANDVAVNFDQNIVVQRDAPVGTVLATIITSAPITCDPEGQQIGYDGSWFIQLSGANADYGASPLANVRATEVPGIGIRWKNFSSTTQSSEFVTRMDLNNPSWRRGILQNGVSTFTDTFELIKTSTTPATGSIPALTLNMEYSTPRSNNIVRLPLFKYIFSPINISTASCQIEDKNLNINMGIALLPKFNGVGSTQNPVTFSIPLICSEQTAVNVTLDNVSPLADPVNGVLGLNSSSTATGLGIQLKYNDSPVQFGKLIKYGTTTSAGEIVNIPFTAAYYMTSANARSGSVSATASFTMTYR; from the coding sequence ATGTCCACCGTATTTAAAATCGCGACGGCAGCCGCGGGGTGCGCTGTCTCTCTGAATGCTTTTGCGCTGTGTTCTGCAAACGACGTAGCGGTCAACTTCGATCAAAATATTGTTGTTCAGCGGGATGCGCCCGTTGGAACGGTATTAGCAACGATTATCACCAGTGCTCCCATAACATGTGACCCTGAGGGGCAGCAAATTGGATACGATGGCTCGTGGTTTATTCAGCTCTCCGGGGCGAATGCGGATTACGGCGCCTCGCCGCTGGCAAACGTGCGAGCGACAGAGGTTCCGGGCATCGGCATCCGGTGGAAGAACTTTTCCAGCACCACGCAAAGCAGCGAGTTTGTCACCAGAATGGACCTCAATAACCCGAGCTGGAGGCGAGGGATCCTCCAGAATGGTGTATCAACGTTCACGGATACCTTTGAGCTGATCAAAACCAGCACCACCCCGGCGACGGGCTCAATACCCGCTCTGACGCTAAATATGGAATACAGCACACCGAGGAGTAACAACATTGTGCGCCTGCCGCTTTTTAAATATATATTTTCGCCGATAAATATCAGCACCGCATCCTGTCAGATTGAAGATAAAAATTTGAATATTAATATGGGGATTGCGTTATTACCGAAGTTTAACGGCGTCGGCAGCACCCAGAATCCGGTGACATTTTCCATACCGCTTATCTGTAGTGAACAGACCGCAGTGAATGTGACGCTGGATAACGTCAGCCCGCTTGCCGATCCTGTTAACGGAGTATTAGGGCTAAACAGCAGTTCGACGGCTACAGGCTTGGGCATTCAGCTAAAATATAACGATTCGCCCGTACAGTTCGGCAAGCTTATTAAATACGGCACGACGACCTCGGCGGGGGAAATCGTCAATATTCCCTTTACGGCCGCGTATTACATGACCTCTGCAAATGCGCGATCAGGCTCGGTGAGCGCCACGGCGTCGTTTACTATGACCTATCGTTAA
- a CDS encoding fimbrial protein, with translation MQTKVTRVIRNVLAAAAVSGITFAAQAADGKINFTGTILDSACTIDTNTANQTVNLGKIPKSSFSAAGSVAAATRFSIVLNNCPAAVTSAAIKFDGTADSSDTSILALNSDQTAKGVGVAFYEEDGITAIPLATQSKSVTLDTSAGEDAANSNKMTFVAKYKATQAAVVAGTANATSDFTITYQ, from the coding sequence ATGCAAACTAAAGTTACCCGTGTAATTCGTAATGTACTGGCGGCCGCAGCCGTAAGCGGAATCACCTTTGCCGCTCAGGCGGCCGATGGAAAAATTAATTTTACCGGCACAATCCTTGATTCGGCCTGTACGATTGATACCAATACGGCGAATCAAACCGTTAACCTTGGGAAAATCCCTAAAAGCTCGTTTAGCGCGGCCGGATCTGTTGCTGCCGCAACCCGCTTCAGCATTGTGTTGAACAATTGCCCCGCGGCCGTGACCTCTGCCGCCATTAAGTTTGATGGTACTGCGGACAGCTCTGACACCAGTATTCTTGCGCTGAACAGCGATCAAACGGCGAAAGGCGTTGGCGTTGCGTTTTACGAAGAGGACGGCATTACCGCGATCCCTCTGGCTACCCAGTCGAAGAGCGTCACTCTTGACACCAGCGCAGGCGAAGATGCCGCAAACAGCAATAAGATGACCTTCGTGGCTAAATATAAGGCAACGCAGGCTGCCGTGGTGGCGGGTACGGCAAACGCGACGTCAGATTTTACCATTACCTATCAGTAA
- a CDS encoding fimbria/pilus outer membrane usher protein, which yields MADALEKTHSTSQGIDLGRFERGEQLPGTYRVEIWLNENYIRTENISFVSINGVGLAPELNRGVLETLGVRVKAFPELSMLPAEAIITDPGAFIPDASTRLDFDRQRLDISIPQSALNARARGTVDPSRWNQGISALLVNYSINGSRSWSRDGEKQDQLYTNLQSGINAGPWRLRNYSTVTKNNGKQFFSSLNTTLSRDVQFLRGQFQVGETSTPGDVFDSVMFRGAQIFSDDTMLPESMRGFAPIIRGIARTNATVTVKQNGYTVYQTYVAPGSFVIRDLYPTSASGDLDIVVTEADGSVQHFVQPFSAVPVMLREGRVKYALSAGEFRSTKHGAHTPTFGLGTLAYGLSNNLTLYGGVLGANNYASGVLGSGLGFGDIGSLSADVTLAESQLVEEKNRRSRGQSYRVQYSKTVATTDTTVTLASYRYSTEGFYTFQEVNEFSSQRYNKRSRLQLNLSQSLQSWGNFYISAYQQDYWSRQGYERNVSTGFNTSIRDINYSLGYTYSETPGKDRKDQIVAFNLQVPLSKWLPQSWASYSVNMQKNGPETHQVGLSGTALADNNLSYLVQQGYTSSGGESRSSLSGTYKGGYGTVSAGYNYSRQNSQLNFGLQGGIVGHEHGVTFSQPLGDTVVLLEAQGAPGVSVRNNPGVKTDWRGYAVVPYASAYQENRIAIDIGSLGPDVDVDESVVNVVPTRGAVVRATFNARTGFRALITLLYQNSPVPFGAMVKLNGSDAMSIVGSDGEVYMSGLNDGDSITVQWGAKTCRAKINLNALPGKIQRTTVACR from the coding sequence ATGGCCGATGCGCTAGAAAAAACACACTCGACTTCTCAGGGCATCGATCTGGGCCGCTTCGAGCGGGGAGAGCAGTTACCCGGCACCTACAGGGTGGAAATATGGCTTAATGAAAATTACATCCGAACGGAAAATATCTCTTTTGTATCTATTAACGGCGTCGGGCTGGCGCCGGAGCTTAACCGTGGCGTGCTGGAAACACTCGGTGTCAGGGTCAAGGCATTTCCTGAATTATCCATGCTGCCTGCCGAGGCGATAATTACCGATCCCGGCGCATTTATACCGGATGCCTCCACCCGGCTGGATTTTGACAGGCAGAGGCTGGATATCTCTATCCCTCAATCGGCGCTTAACGCGCGGGCACGCGGCACGGTTGACCCGTCGCGCTGGAACCAGGGCATTTCTGCACTGCTGGTAAATTACAGCATCAACGGCTCGCGCAGCTGGAGCAGGGACGGTGAGAAGCAGGATCAGCTTTATACCAATCTGCAAAGCGGTATTAATGCGGGGCCGTGGCGCCTGCGTAACTACAGCACCGTGACGAAGAACAACGGAAAACAGTTCTTTTCATCGTTGAATACGACCCTGAGCCGCGACGTCCAGTTTTTGAGAGGGCAGTTTCAGGTGGGGGAAACCAGCACCCCCGGCGACGTGTTTGACAGCGTGATGTTTCGCGGCGCGCAAATTTTTTCCGATGACACCATGCTGCCGGAAAGCATGCGCGGCTTCGCCCCTATCATTCGGGGGATCGCCCGCACCAACGCCACGGTTACCGTGAAGCAAAACGGCTACACGGTTTATCAAACCTACGTGGCGCCTGGTAGCTTTGTCATTCGCGATCTCTATCCTACGTCAGCGAGCGGCGATCTGGACATTGTTGTCACCGAAGCCGACGGCAGCGTCCAGCACTTCGTGCAGCCTTTCTCCGCGGTTCCCGTCATGCTGCGGGAAGGCCGCGTGAAGTATGCGCTGAGCGCGGGGGAGTTTCGATCCACGAAGCATGGGGCACATACGCCCACATTCGGCCTGGGCACGCTGGCCTATGGCCTTTCCAATAATCTCACGCTGTACGGCGGCGTCCTGGGGGCAAATAACTATGCGTCCGGCGTGCTCGGTTCCGGCCTCGGCTTTGGCGATATAGGCTCACTGTCGGCAGACGTTACCCTTGCCGAGAGCCAGCTCGTTGAGGAGAAAAATCGCCGTAGCCGGGGGCAGTCCTATCGGGTGCAGTATTCAAAAACGGTGGCCACGACCGATACCACCGTGACGCTCGCCAGCTATCGCTACTCCACGGAAGGGTTTTATACCTTTCAGGAAGTGAATGAATTCAGCAGCCAGCGTTACAACAAGCGAAGCCGACTGCAGCTCAACCTCAGCCAGTCGCTGCAAAGCTGGGGGAACTTTTATATTTCGGCATACCAGCAGGACTACTGGAGCAGACAGGGCTATGAGCGCAACGTCAGCACCGGCTTTAACACCAGTATTCGCGATATCAATTACTCGCTCGGCTACACCTACAGCGAAACGCCGGGCAAAGACCGTAAGGACCAGATTGTAGCCTTTAACCTCCAGGTGCCGCTGAGCAAATGGCTGCCGCAAAGCTGGGCCAGCTATAGCGTAAATATGCAAAAGAACGGTCCTGAAACGCACCAGGTGGGTCTGAGCGGCACCGCACTCGCCGATAATAACCTGAGCTACCTGGTCCAGCAGGGCTATACATCTTCTGGCGGGGAATCGAGAAGCTCCCTAAGCGGAACCTATAAAGGCGGCTACGGCACCGTAAGCGCAGGCTACAACTACAGCCGACAGAACAGTCAGCTGAACTTCGGCCTGCAGGGGGGGATTGTCGGCCACGAGCATGGCGTGACGTTCTCTCAGCCGCTGGGGGATACCGTCGTGCTGCTGGAAGCGCAGGGCGCGCCAGGCGTGAGCGTGCGCAATAACCCTGGCGTTAAAACGGACTGGCGCGGATATGCGGTAGTGCCCTATGCCAGCGCCTATCAGGAAAACCGGATTGCGATAGACATCGGTTCGCTGGGGCCGGACGTGGATGTGGACGAATCCGTAGTCAACGTCGTACCTACGCGCGGTGCCGTGGTGCGCGCGACGTTCAACGCGCGAACGGGGTTCCGGGCCCTGATAACGCTGCTGTATCAGAACTCGCCGGTGCCCTTTGGGGCCATGGTAAAGCTCAACGGAAGCGATGCGATGAGCATTGTCGGGAGCGACGGAGAGGTCTATATGAGCGGCCTGAACGACGGTGACAGCATAACGGTACAGTGGGGAGCGAAAACCTGCCGCGCCAAAATAAACTTGAACGCCTTACCGGGTAAAATTCAGCGTACCACTGTGGCGTGTCGTTAA
- a CDS encoding TonB-dependent siderophore receptor, with the protein MNKKIHSLALLVNLGIYGVALPAMADDNTASAQHEDTMVITAAEQNLQAPGVSTITADEIRKNPPARDVAEIIRTMPGVNLTGNSTSGQRGNNRQIDIRGMGPENTLILIDGKPVTSRNSIRLGWRGERDTRGDTGWVPPEMIERIEVIRGPAAARYGNGAAGGVVNIITKKFDDQWHGSWNTYLNAPEHKDEGSTKRTNFSLSGPLGGDFSFRMFGNLDKTQADAWDINQGHQSDRTGTYANTLPAGREGVENKDINGVVRWDFAPMQSLEFEAGYSRQNNLYAGDTQNTNNDNALVKKNYGKETNRIYRQNFAVTWNGGWDNGITTSNWAQYEHTRNSRLGEGLAGGLEGLFNSNKFTDTDLADVMLHSEINLPIDFLVNQNLTLGTEWNQQRMKDSTSFTQTQQGGTIPGMSNDRSPYTSAEIFSLFAENNMELTDSTMLTPALRFDHHTIVGNNWSPSLNLSQGLGDDFTLKMGIARAYKAPSLYQTNPNYLLYSKGQGCYASSDGVGCYMMGNDDLKAETSINKEIGLEWKRDGWLAGVTWFRNDYRDKIEAGYAPIGHTSSGKVQTDIYQWENVPKAVVEGLEGSLNVPVSDTINWTNNITYMLQSKNKETGDRLSIIPEYTLNSTLSWQVHQDVSLQSTFTWYGKQQPKKYNYKGQPVTGSEKDEVSPYSIVGLSATWDMTKNVSLTGGVDNVFDKRQWRAGNAQTTGNATTGAYMYGAGAYTYNEPGHTWYMSVNTRF; encoded by the coding sequence ATGAATAAGAAGATTCACTCTCTGGCCTTGCTGGTCAATTTAGGGATTTATGGTGTCGCGCTGCCCGCAATGGCAGACGACAACACCGCCTCTGCGCAGCACGAAGACACCATGGTCATCACCGCCGCCGAGCAGAATTTGCAGGCGCCGGGCGTGTCGACCATCACCGCCGATGAAATTCGCAAAAACCCGCCCGCGCGCGACGTGGCGGAAATCATCCGCACCATGCCGGGCGTTAACCTGACAGGGAACTCCACCAGCGGCCAGCGCGGAAACAACCGTCAGATTGACATCCGCGGCATGGGGCCGGAAAACACCCTGATCCTGATCGACGGCAAGCCGGTCACCAGCCGTAACTCCATCCGTCTGGGCTGGCGCGGCGAACGCGACACCCGCGGCGATACCGGCTGGGTGCCGCCGGAGATGATCGAGCGCATCGAAGTGATCCGTGGTCCGGCAGCCGCGCGCTACGGCAACGGCGCGGCAGGCGGCGTGGTGAACATCATTACCAAAAAATTCGACGACCAGTGGCACGGCTCCTGGAACACCTACCTGAACGCGCCTGAGCACAAGGACGAAGGTTCCACCAAACGCACCAACTTCAGCCTGAGCGGCCCGCTGGGCGGCGACTTCAGCTTCCGCATGTTCGGTAACCTGGACAAAACCCAGGCCGACGCGTGGGACATCAACCAGGGCCACCAGTCCGATCGTACCGGTACCTACGCGAACACGCTGCCCGCGGGCCGCGAGGGTGTAGAAAACAAAGACATCAACGGCGTGGTGCGCTGGGACTTTGCGCCGATGCAGTCACTGGAATTTGAGGCGGGCTACAGCCGCCAGAACAACCTCTACGCGGGCGATACCCAGAACACCAACAACGACAACGCGCTGGTGAAGAAGAACTACGGCAAAGAGACTAACCGTATCTATCGCCAGAACTTCGCCGTGACCTGGAACGGCGGCTGGGATAACGGCATTACCACCAGCAACTGGGCGCAGTACGAGCACACCCGCAACTCCCGTCTGGGCGAAGGGCTGGCGGGCGGCCTGGAAGGGCTGTTCAACAGTAATAAATTCACCGACACCGATCTGGCCGACGTGATGCTGCACAGTGAAATCAACCTGCCGATTGATTTCCTCGTCAACCAGAACCTGACGCTGGGCACCGAGTGGAACCAGCAGCGCATGAAGGACTCGACCTCCTTCACCCAAACCCAGCAGGGCGGCACCATCCCGGGCATGAGCAACGACCGCAGCCCGTACACCTCGGCGGAGATTTTCTCCCTGTTCGCCGAAAACAACATGGAGCTGACCGACAGCACCATGCTGACCCCTGCCCTGCGCTTCGATCACCACACCATCGTCGGCAACAACTGGAGCCCGTCCCTGAACCTGTCGCAGGGTCTGGGTGATGACTTCACGCTGAAGATGGGGATCGCGCGCGCCTACAAAGCGCCGAGCCTGTACCAGACCAACCCAAACTACCTGCTCTACAGCAAAGGCCAGGGCTGCTACGCAAGCTCTGACGGTGTGGGCTGCTATATGATGGGCAATGACGATCTGAAAGCGGAAACCAGCATCAACAAAGAGATCGGTCTGGAGTGGAAACGCGACGGCTGGCTGGCGGGCGTGACCTGGTTCCGCAACGACTATCGCGACAAGATTGAAGCGGGCTACGCGCCGATTGGTCACACCTCTTCCGGTAAAGTACAAACCGATATCTACCAGTGGGAAAACGTTCCGAAAGCGGTAGTCGAAGGGCTGGAAGGCTCCCTGAACGTGCCGGTCAGCGACACGATCAACTGGACCAACAATATCACCTACATGCTGCAGAGCAAGAACAAGGAGACCGGCGACCGTCTGTCGATCATTCCGGAGTACACGCTGAACTCCACTCTCAGCTGGCAGGTTCATCAGGACGTTTCGCTCCAGTCGACCTTTACCTGGTACGGCAAGCAGCAGCCGAAGAAGTACAACTACAAAGGTCAACCAGTTACCGGGTCTGAAAAAGACGAAGTCAGCCCGTACAGCATCGTTGGCCTGAGCGCGACCTGGGACATGACCAAAAACGTCAGCCTGACCGGCGGCGTGGATAACGTCTTCGACAAGCGTCAGTGGCGCGCGGGTAATGCCCAGACCACCGGTAATGCCACCACCGGTGCGTATATGTACGGTGCGGGGGCCTACACGTATAATGAGCCGGGCCATACCTGGTACATGAGCGTGAATACGCGCTTCTGA
- the entD gene encoding enterobactin synthase subunit EntD — MHTTHSTFSLAGHTVYYVTFDPTTFTDADLLWLPHYAELSNAGRKRKAEHLAGRIAAAHALGGINERAVPGIGPSGEPLWPEGVSGSITHSGTQAMAVVTCDHPALIGIDCETILPEDEAREIKDGVIDAQEEILLSRSGYSFSLALTLAFSAKESLFKALFPQVQSWMGFDSARVTQLDDKTLTLALTRQRAGYAKGTAFTLHWQQHGEQAITLLSRSPADAPSRW; from the coding sequence ATGCACACCACCCACAGCACATTTTCTCTTGCCGGCCACACCGTCTACTACGTCACCTTCGACCCAACCACCTTCACCGATGCCGATCTCCTCTGGCTCCCCCACTACGCTGAGCTTTCAAACGCCGGACGCAAACGCAAAGCCGAGCATCTGGCTGGCCGCATCGCCGCCGCGCATGCGCTCGGTGGGATAAATGAACGTGCGGTTCCCGGCATCGGCCCCAGCGGCGAACCGCTCTGGCCGGAAGGCGTTTCGGGGAGCATCACCCACAGCGGCACGCAGGCGATGGCTGTTGTGACATGCGACCATCCGGCGCTTATCGGCATCGATTGCGAAACGATCCTCCCCGAAGATGAAGCCCGGGAAATAAAAGACGGCGTCATTGATGCCCAGGAAGAGATCCTCCTTTCCCGCTCAGGTTATTCGTTCTCCCTCGCCCTGACGCTGGCGTTTAGCGCCAAAGAGAGCCTGTTCAAAGCTCTCTTTCCGCAGGTGCAATCCTGGATGGGTTTTGACAGCGCTCGCGTCACACAGCTCGACGATAAGACGCTTACGCTGGCATTGACCCGTCAACGCGCGGGCTATGCCAAAGGCACCGCCTTCACCCTTCACTGGCAACAGCACGGCGAACAGGCGATCACCCTGCTGTCACGCTCTCCTGCCGACGCGCCTTCGCGCTGGTAA